The following are encoded in a window of Methanocella sp. genomic DNA:
- a CDS encoding adenosylcobinamide amidohydrolase, which yields MRYYVVDKTLVVKGDFDGLSTGINGGRRRVKAIINHEVDKDFGHDEPVAYMDAVASKLGVECPCFYFLTAVYMENLCVVRDRQVTAFVTAGVSNPCQAPGTINVILVVHGHMSEGAMASAVITATEAKSKALFDMGFDFTGTTTDAVAVLSEELKTDVCGPVYFEYSGSGTDIGHSIYRCVKKGVVEGIKRQHALVGGNNRSRLFVYAVSDEGPYWIEFPRENCGKGKCEYYPCHFEGQDCTCCYCPLYPCEDPELGEWIKSSRGYPVWTCKDCTLLHHKKAVDYLAKHPDTSTKELKHLE from the coding sequence GTGAGGTACTACGTTGTGGATAAGACGCTCGTCGTCAAAGGCGACTTCGACGGCCTGAGCACGGGAATAAACGGCGGCCGGCGACGCGTCAAAGCCATCATTAACCACGAGGTCGACAAAGACTTCGGCCACGACGAGCCCGTCGCCTATATGGACGCGGTGGCCTCGAAGCTGGGCGTCGAATGCCCCTGCTTTTACTTTTTAACGGCAGTCTACATGGAAAACCTGTGCGTCGTCCGGGACCGGCAGGTGACGGCCTTCGTCACGGCAGGCGTGAGCAACCCGTGCCAGGCGCCGGGCACCATAAACGTCATTTTAGTGGTCCATGGCCATATGTCCGAGGGCGCCATGGCGAGCGCCGTGATAACGGCGACCGAAGCAAAGTCCAAAGCGCTCTTCGACATGGGCTTCGACTTCACGGGCACGACCACCGACGCCGTCGCCGTCCTGAGCGAGGAATTAAAGACCGACGTCTGCGGCCCCGTGTACTTCGAGTACTCGGGCTCCGGGACGGACATTGGCCATAGCATCTACCGGTGCGTGAAAAAGGGCGTCGTGGAGGGCATCAAGCGCCAGCACGCCCTCGTGGGCGGGAACAACAGGAGCCGCCTGTTCGTATACGCCGTCTCCGACGAAGGCCCCTATTGGATCGAGTTCCCCCGGGAGAACTGCGGAAAGGGTAAGTGCGAGTACTACCCGTGCCACTTCGAGGGCCAGGACTGCACGTGCTGTTATTGCCCGCTCTATCCCTGCGAGGACCCGGAGCTGGGCGAGTGGATAAAGAGCAGCCGGGGCTACCCGGTGTGGACCTGCAAGGACTGCACTCTTTTACATCACAAGAAGGCCGTGGACTATCTGGCTAAGCATCCGGACACAAGCACCAAAGAACTCAAGCATCTGGAATAA
- the acs gene encoding acetate--CoA ligase alpha subunit, with amino-acid sequence MLENMFNPESVAIIGASHVKGKVGRAVLDNLLNGYEGKIYPINPNSDEIEGLKCYKTVLDVPGPIDLAVIVIPSKLVPQAVRECGEKGIKYLVIISAGFKEVGVEGARLENEVKDIARSYSMRIVGPNCLGILNTHTKCNASFAKKMPPAGNVSIITQSGALGTAILDWSDATGVGFDYFASLGNKSDLNEIDFMEAWKNDDNTRVILAYLEGITDGRRFIQAARDVSKAKPVIVVKSGRTSAGARAVSSHTGSLAGSDAAYDSAFMQSGVIRADTMFEFFDMAGGFSCQPVPRGDRVAIITNAGGPGILATDSCERYGLRLATLSKETVDTLKTTLPAAASFYNPVDVLGDASAHLYHFALETVVRDEGVDGILVLATPQAMTDPVAIADVIGEIKKKTDKPILPCFVGGLVMDEGVQVLKQHGLYNYDDPARAAFTMRMMSKYQKISQRVYVPPKRFDVDMEKVRGIIDHSRSMGITVLGLEALPVLEAYGIPTLKYRIASSVGDAMQAAREMGYPIVMKIVSPDIIHKSDVGGVKVGIGSDEELENAYNRMMKDVTLAAPRCRISGVLIQQMATGGKEVILGMNRDPQFGPLIMFGLGGIYVEVLKDVQFRVAPLNERDAYGMIYGIKTHQMLEGTRGEKPSDIEKLAEFLERLSQLVTDFPDILEMDINPVKVYEKGRGCLALDVRLAISPK; translated from the coding sequence ATGTTGGAGAATATGTTTAACCCGGAAAGCGTTGCGATCATTGGCGCTTCGCACGTCAAGGGGAAAGTGGGCAGGGCGGTGCTCGACAACCTCCTGAACGGCTATGAAGGAAAAATATATCCTATTAACCCGAATTCCGACGAGATCGAAGGGCTCAAGTGCTACAAGACCGTGCTCGACGTGCCCGGCCCCATCGACCTGGCGGTCATCGTCATACCCTCCAAGCTCGTGCCCCAGGCCGTGCGGGAATGCGGCGAGAAGGGCATCAAGTACCTGGTCATCATTTCTGCCGGCTTCAAGGAGGTAGGCGTCGAGGGCGCCCGGCTCGAGAACGAGGTCAAGGACATCGCGCGCTCCTATAGCATGCGCATCGTGGGCCCGAACTGCCTGGGCATCCTGAACACGCACACGAAGTGCAACGCCTCCTTCGCCAAGAAGATGCCCCCGGCGGGCAACGTATCCATCATCACCCAGTCCGGTGCCCTGGGCACCGCCATCCTGGACTGGTCTGACGCCACTGGCGTCGGCTTCGACTACTTCGCGAGCCTCGGGAATAAGTCTGACCTGAACGAGATCGACTTCATGGAGGCCTGGAAGAATGACGATAACACGCGGGTGATCCTCGCCTATCTGGAGGGGATCACCGACGGCCGGCGCTTCATCCAGGCGGCCAGGGACGTATCGAAGGCCAAGCCTGTCATCGTGGTCAAGAGCGGCAGGACCAGCGCCGGCGCCCGCGCCGTGTCCTCACACACGGGCAGCCTCGCCGGCTCGGACGCCGCCTACGATTCGGCGTTCATGCAGTCCGGAGTGATCCGGGCGGACACGATGTTCGAGTTCTTCGACATGGCGGGCGGCTTCTCCTGCCAGCCCGTGCCCCGGGGCGACCGCGTCGCCATAATAACCAACGCCGGAGGGCCGGGCATCCTGGCGACGGACTCCTGCGAGCGCTACGGCCTGCGCCTGGCTACTTTATCAAAGGAAACGGTGGACACGCTCAAGACGACCCTGCCGGCGGCGGCGAGCTTCTACAATCCCGTCGACGTGCTGGGCGACGCCAGCGCCCACCTGTACCACTTCGCCCTGGAGACCGTGGTCAGGGACGAAGGCGTGGACGGCATCCTGGTCCTCGCCACGCCACAGGCCATGACCGACCCCGTCGCCATCGCGGATGTCATCGGCGAAATAAAGAAGAAGACGGACAAGCCCATCCTGCCCTGCTTCGTGGGCGGCCTCGTCATGGACGAAGGCGTGCAGGTCCTGAAGCAGCACGGCCTTTACAACTATGACGACCCCGCCAGGGCGGCGTTCACCATGCGGATGATGTCGAAGTACCAGAAGATCAGCCAGCGCGTCTACGTCCCGCCGAAGCGCTTCGACGTCGACATGGAAAAGGTCCGGGGCATCATCGACCATTCCCGCAGCATGGGCATCACCGTTCTGGGCCTGGAGGCTTTACCGGTCCTGGAGGCCTACGGGATACCGACGCTCAAGTACCGGATCGCCTCGAGCGTGGGCGACGCCATGCAGGCGGCCCGCGAGATGGGCTACCCCATCGTGATGAAGATAGTCTCCCCCGACATTATCCACAAGTCGGACGTTGGCGGCGTAAAAGTGGGCATCGGCAGCGACGAGGAGCTGGAGAACGCCTATAACAGAATGATGAAGGACGTGACCCTGGCGGCGCCCCGGTGCCGCATCAGCGGCGTTTTAATCCAGCAGATGGCCACCGGCGGCAAGGAAGTAATTTTAGGCATGAACCGGGACCCCCAGTTCGGCCCGCTGATCATGTTCGGCCTCGGCGGCATCTACGTGGAAGTCCTCAAGGACGTGCAGTTCCGGGTAGCACCCCTCAACGAGAGGGACGCGTACGGGATGATCTACGGCATCAAGACTCACCAGATGCTCGAAGGCACGAGGGGCGAGAAGCCCTCCGACATTGAAAAGCTGGCGGAGTTCTTAGAGCGCCTCTCGCAGCTTGTCACCGACTTCCCGGACATCCTGGAGATGGATATCAACCCGGTCAAGGTCTACGAGAAGGGCCGGGGCTGTCTGGCATTAGACGTCAGGCTGGCCATATCGCCGAAATAA
- a CDS encoding TetR/AcrR family transcriptional regulator: MRVAKDPVVRRNELIDTAEELFRENGCEETSVSDIVKKVGVAQGTFYYYFKSKDDILDAVLDHYLKDHLEPAVKGIMADGSLDTMQKIDRIIKESLSFQMGERKVMEFLHTDKNMASRQKYMLKVRDMFVPIITDVLEEGIASGMFTVPYPRETAELLLVMFTYMHESAERSANGDYGRKVKAAEDIVVKVLGLKEKGIELNI; this comes from the coding sequence ATGCGTGTGGCCAAGGACCCCGTAGTGAGGCGAAATGAGCTCATCGATACGGCCGAGGAACTTTTCAGGGAAAACGGCTGCGAGGAAACGTCGGTGAGCGACATCGTGAAGAAGGTCGGCGTCGCCCAGGGAACCTTCTATTATTATTTCAAGTCCAAGGACGACATCCTGGACGCCGTGCTCGACCACTACCTGAAAGACCACCTCGAGCCTGCCGTCAAGGGCATCATGGCCGACGGCTCGCTGGACACGATGCAGAAGATCGATCGGATCATTAAAGAGTCGCTGAGCTTCCAGATGGGAGAGAGGAAGGTCATGGAGTTCCTGCACACAGACAAGAACATGGCATCCCGCCAGAAGTACATGCTGAAGGTCCGGGATATGTTCGTGCCGATCATCACCGACGTCCTGGAGGAGGGCATCGCATCGGGCATGTTCACGGTGCCGTACCCCCGGGAGACTGCAGAGCTACTTCTGGTCATGTTCACGTACATGCACGAATCGGCGGAGAGGTCAGCGAACGGGGACTATGGCAGGAAGGTCAAAGCCGCCGAGGACATCGTGGTAAAGGTATTAGGGCTAAAGGAAAAAGGCATAGAGCTTAACATCTGA
- a CDS encoding ABC transporter substrate-binding protein, with amino-acid sequence MVKYKDLTIIVSICIVAVVLALCGCTTSSPQASPTPAPTTTAGFPMNVTDNFGRVITLSHAPERIVSLSPANTEILFALGAGNKLVGGTDYDDYPAEAKNVTHVSGFSGVSYEKIGNASPDVIFAEDITSEDAVNKLTSMGYPVIILKNSNMTNIEKNILLMGKVTGKEANATAIVKNIDDRMAAITAKAASLNDSQKPSVLLLVGYVPGESIYVYGSNTYGDDLIRQAGGKNTAANVNEFAVMSSEAIASADPDYIIVPVDGLMTTTDSFNAFKNGSLPWMANMKAYKNGHIIMVDGNLMERPGPRLPDAGLAIARAIHPELFS; translated from the coding sequence ATGGTGAAATATAAGGACCTGACCATTATCGTTTCTATCTGTATCGTGGCGGTAGTGCTCGCGCTCTGCGGCTGCACCACCAGCTCGCCGCAGGCGTCGCCTACCCCGGCGCCGACTACAACGGCCGGATTCCCGATGAACGTCACTGATAACTTCGGGAGGGTCATCACGCTCTCCCACGCGCCCGAGCGCATCGTGTCACTATCGCCGGCCAACACCGAGATCCTGTTCGCCCTCGGCGCGGGCAATAAGCTCGTCGGCGGAACGGACTACGACGACTACCCGGCCGAGGCGAAGAACGTTACGCACGTAAGCGGGTTTAGCGGCGTCAGCTACGAGAAGATAGGGAACGCCAGCCCCGACGTGATCTTCGCCGAGGACATCACCAGCGAAGATGCGGTCAATAAGCTGACCAGCATGGGGTATCCTGTCATCATCTTAAAGAACAGCAACATGACGAACATCGAGAAAAATATCCTGCTGATGGGCAAGGTCACCGGCAAGGAGGCCAATGCGACGGCCATTGTCAAGAACATCGACGACCGGATGGCCGCCATCACGGCGAAGGCGGCCAGCCTGAACGATAGCCAGAAGCCCTCCGTCCTGCTCCTGGTCGGGTATGTTCCAGGGGAAAGCATCTACGTTTATGGCTCGAATACATACGGGGATGACCTCATCCGGCAGGCCGGCGGGAAGAATACGGCCGCGAACGTCAACGAGTTCGCGGTGATGAGCTCCGAAGCCATCGCCAGCGCCGACCCGGATTACATCATTGTGCCGGTTGACGGGCTCATGACGACCACGGACAGCTTCAACGCCTTCAAGAACGGCAGCCTGCCGTGGATGGCGAACATGAAGGCCTACAAGAACGGCCACATCATCATGGTGGACGGCAACCTCATGGAGCGCCCCGGCCCCAGGCTTCCGGACGCCGGCCTAGCTATTGCCAGGGCCATCCACCCCGAGCTATTCAGTTAA
- a CDS encoding cobyric acid synthase produces the protein MSPNGRAKVLAVLGTQSHAGKSVIVTALCRILKNRGYRVAPFKSQNMSLNSWITKDNKEIGIAQAVQAFAAGAEPSADMNPVLLKPKGGMTSQVIVLGVPLGDRSVGQYYTTTEEMMAIATGALGRLSSSYDVIVMEGAGGAAEINLYDRDIANTRMAKAAGAPVILVGDIERGGVFASLYGTIALLPEEDRKLVKGIIINKFRGDPSLLRSGIEALEKMTGVPVLGIIPYERLSIPSEDSVSIEDKRETGRLPIDIAVIRFPLISNFTDFEPLERVAGVRYVPLGGDLGNPDIVILPGTKNTVSDLRDLSGSPMFAKIKALAAGGTPVIGICGGYQMLGERVVDSGIEGDNAGTLRGLGLLPVETRFDAYEKTARQVTKRVTGDGPILGPLQGSTVSGYEIHMGQTASCSHVFEDDGCADPSGLVIGTYLHGLFENRGLTDSLLSYACRRKGLDYSPGDEPRDAYDELAGIVEPCLDMKALMSIIEAGCD, from the coding sequence ATGTCTCCCAATGGCCGTGCAAAAGTGCTCGCCGTGCTCGGCACCCAGTCGCATGCCGGGAAGAGCGTCATCGTGACCGCCCTGTGCCGGATACTGAAGAACCGGGGCTATCGCGTCGCACCCTTCAAGTCCCAGAACATGAGCCTCAACTCCTGGATCACGAAAGACAATAAGGAGATCGGCATCGCCCAGGCCGTCCAGGCCTTTGCCGCGGGCGCGGAGCCCTCGGCCGACATGAACCCCGTGCTCCTGAAGCCCAAGGGCGGGATGACGTCCCAGGTGATCGTGCTTGGCGTGCCCCTGGGAGACCGGAGCGTCGGCCAGTACTATACCACAACGGAGGAGATGATGGCCATAGCGACCGGGGCCCTGGGCCGGTTATCGAGCTCCTACGACGTCATCGTCATGGAGGGCGCCGGAGGGGCGGCGGAAATCAACTTATACGACAGGGATATCGCCAACACGAGGATGGCTAAGGCGGCCGGAGCGCCCGTAATTCTCGTCGGCGACATCGAGCGGGGCGGCGTCTTCGCGAGCCTCTACGGGACCATCGCGCTGCTCCCGGAAGAGGACAGGAAGCTCGTAAAAGGGATCATCATCAATAAGTTCCGGGGCGACCCGTCTTTACTAAGGTCGGGCATCGAGGCGCTGGAAAAAATGACCGGTGTTCCCGTGCTCGGCATCATCCCCTACGAGCGCCTGTCCATACCGTCGGAGGACTCCGTTTCCATAGAGGATAAAAGAGAAACAGGCCGGTTGCCGATCGACATCGCTGTCATCCGGTTCCCGCTCATCTCCAACTTCACGGACTTCGAGCCGCTGGAGCGCGTGGCGGGCGTCAGGTACGTTCCGCTCGGCGGCGACCTCGGGAACCCGGACATCGTCATCCTGCCTGGCACTAAAAATACCGTGAGCGACCTCAGGGACCTTTCCGGCTCGCCCATGTTCGCAAAAATAAAGGCGCTTGCCGCGGGCGGCACGCCCGTCATCGGCATTTGTGGCGGATACCAGATGCTGGGCGAGCGCGTCGTCGATAGCGGCATCGAGGGCGATAATGCGGGTACGCTGAGGGGACTGGGCCTGTTGCCAGTGGAGACCAGGTTCGACGCCTATGAGAAGACCGCGCGCCAGGTCACGAAACGGGTCACGGGCGACGGGCCGATCCTGGGCCCGCTGCAGGGCTCGACGGTCAGCGGATACGAGATCCATATGGGCCAGACGGCGTCGTGCAGCCATGTTTTCGAGGACGACGGCTGCGCGGACCCCTCGGGCCTGGTGATCGGGACGTATCTCCACGGCCTGTTCGAGAACAGGGGCCTGACGGACTCGCTATTATCGTACGCGTGCAGGAGAAAAGGCCTCGATTATTCCCCGGGTGACGAGCCCCGGGACGCATACGATGAGCTGGCGGGCATCGTCGAGCCATGCCTGGACATGAAAGCGCTCATGTCAATCATAGAGGCCGGCTGCGATTAA